Sequence from the Pedobacter sp. D749 genome:
TATAAAATCCACATAGTTTGTTTTTACCATGATTTTATATATGATCTTAATTTTCAGTTTGTTAGTTGGTTTTTAGTTCATGAACCAGGATCTCCTGTAACTATTTGCTAAAATCACCGTCTTTACCAGTATCTTATCAATACTTTTTTATATGAATATTTCTGCACGTATTTTAATCATCCCGATCTTATTTAGTTTAGCCTTCACCTCAGCGCACGCGCAGGAATTATCTGCGTCTGACAGTATTGATGTTTTTCTGAAAACCAAAATGCGGGAACGCAATATTCCTGCGCTCCAGATAGCTGTGGTAAGAAATGATAAAATGGTTAAGGACACCACTTTTGGTGTCGCCAACCTGGAGTACAATATCAAAGCTAATAACGAAACTGTTTTTTCCATCAATTCCATTACCAAGGCCTTTGTTGGTATTGCCATTATGCAGCTGAGTGAAGCGGGTAAGCTGAAGATTTCTGATCCTATATCTTTACATTTGGATGGTTTGCCTGAAGCCTGGAAGAAAATTACCATTAAGCAGGCAATGAGCCATATTTCTGGCCTGCCGGACATAATGGATGCCGATGAGCAGGTTTTGGGACATAACGATGAACGAGAGGCTATGGAGAAAGTTAAAGCTTTACCGATGGTATTTAATCCTGGCGAAAAATTCAGCTATAACCAGACTGGCTATGTGCTTTTAGGACAGTTGATTACTAAATTGAGCGGTATGCATTTTACGCAATTTATACAGGAACGTCAATTTGATGTGGCGGGAATGCCCTTGACCCGATTTGGCGATTCGTATGATGTTATTCCGAACTATGCAGGCGCTTATACCATGACCAGGCAAATGGGAGATAACTTTGTCCGTAATAAAGTGCCGGGTCATGCTTATATGCAGTTTCCGGTCTTTTTTAGAACTGCCGCAGGTATTCAATCCACTGCAACTGATCTGGCCCGTTGGATTATGGCTATAAATGGTGGAAAGTTACTGAAGAGACCGTCCAGTATTGATTCCTTATGGAAGCCGGCTGTGCTGAACAATGGTAAAATCGGCGGCTTCAACCGCCTTACAAACGGCTATGCGCTGGGCTGGCCCACTGTTACCAGGGAAGAGCATCCTGCTGTTGGCCCGGTGGGCGGAGGAAGATCGGCTTTATTTGTTTATCTGAAAGACAACCTTTCTATTGTCGTACTCACTAACCTGATGCAGGGAAACCCGGACCAGTTTATTGATGAGATCGCGGGTTATTATATTCCGGAAATGCATCAGGTTAATGGCTTTGGTCTGCCATCAAACCTTAAAAAACTCCGGGCTGAACTGTTGAAAACGGGTTTTGAGAAAGGTGTTGAGGTGGTCTCTGAACTAAAAAGGAAAGACCGATCTTTTCAGGTTTCGGAAAATGAGCTAAACGGCTGGGGTTATCAGCTTTTGTCTCAAAAGAATTTTAAAGCGGCATTGTCTGTTTTTAAATTAAATGTGGCCCTATATCCTCAAAGTGCGAATGCTTACGATAGCCTGGCTGAAACATTTGAAATGTTGGATAGCAAGGCTGAGGCAATGTCAAACTATAAAAA
This genomic interval carries:
- a CDS encoding serine hydrolase domain-containing protein produces the protein MNISARILIIPILFSLAFTSAHAQELSASDSIDVFLKTKMRERNIPALQIAVVRNDKMVKDTTFGVANLEYNIKANNETVFSINSITKAFVGIAIMQLSEAGKLKISDPISLHLDGLPEAWKKITIKQAMSHISGLPDIMDADEQVLGHNDEREAMEKVKALPMVFNPGEKFSYNQTGYVLLGQLITKLSGMHFTQFIQERQFDVAGMPLTRFGDSYDVIPNYAGAYTMTRQMGDNFVRNKVPGHAYMQFPVFFRTAAGIQSTATDLARWIMAINGGKLLKRPSSIDSLWKPAVLNNGKIGGFNRLTNGYALGWPTVTREEHPAVGPVGGGRSALFVYLKDNLSIVVLTNLMQGNPDQFIDEIAGYYIPEMHQVNGFGLPSNLKKLRAELLKTGFEKGVEVVSELKRKDRSFQVSENELNGWGYQLLSQKNFKAALSVFKLNVALYPQSANAYDSLAETFEMLDSKAEAMSNYKKSLALDPKNKHAAERIDALIKN